A genomic stretch from Mastacembelus armatus chromosome 7, fMasArm1.2, whole genome shotgun sequence includes:
- the LOC113145533 gene encoding protein Wnt-2b-A-like, translating to MLALNRIVNLRAARMRSCGSPGVSLSSRCSLRKNPGASSRIYCACLLLLLLLVTPRVDSWWYIGALGARVICETITGSVNNHRQLCQRHPDIMQAISEGTKEWIKECQHQFRHHRWNCSTPDRVLLRSSREAAFVYAISSAGVVYALTHACSLGELKTCNCNPQKRGRSSDERGEFDWGGCSDNINYGIKFAKAFIDAKERSVRDARALMNLHNNRCGRAAVKRFMTLECKCHGVSGSCTLRTCWNAMSDFRKTGDYLRRKYNGAIEVTMNQDGTGFAVANKAFRKATKNDLVYFENSPDYCLHDKTAGSLGTAGRVCNKTSRGTDGCEVMCCGRGYDTMRVKQIVKCECKFKWCCSVECKDCEEAVDIHTCKAPKQVLDQT from the exons ATGCTGGCTTTAAACCGGATTGTCAACCTCCGGGCAGCACGAATGCGGAGCTGTGGTTCGCCGGGAGTCTCACTTTCATCCCGATGTTCTTTACGCAAAAACCCCGGTGCCAGTTCGAGGATTTACTGTGCGtgtctgttgctgctgctgctgctggtgacgCCCCGAGTAGACTCGTGGTG GTATATTGGTGCGCTTGGGGCCCGTGTGATCTGTGAAACCATCACAGGTTCGGTGAACAACCACCGGCAACTTTGCCAGCGCCACCCAGACATCATGCAGGCCATCAGCGAGGGCACCAAGGAGTGGATCAAAGAATGCCAGCACCAGTTCAGACACCATCGCTGGAACTGCAGCACACCGGACCGTGTCCTGCTACGGA GCAGTCGTGAAGCGGCATTTGTCTATGCTATCTCCTCTGCAGGAGTGGTGTATGCGCTTACTCACGCCTGCAGCCTGGGGGAGCTGAAGACATGTAACTGCAACCCACAGAAACGTGGACGGTCAAGCGATGAGAGAGGAGAGTTTGATTGGGGCGGCTGCAGTGATAATATCAATTACGGGATAAAGTTTGCCAAAGCCTTCATAGATGCCAAAGAGAGGTCTGTCCGAGATGCACGGGCACTCATGAACCTACACAACAATCGCTGTGGCAGAGCA GCAGTGAAGCGTTTCATGACGCTGGAGTGTAAATGCCATGGCGTGAGCGGTTCTTGCACTCTGCGGACATGTTGGAACGCCATGTCAGACTTCAGAAAGACCGGTGACTACCTGAGGAGGAAATACAATGGGGCCATTGAGGTGACAATGAATCAAGATGGGACAGGCTTCGCTGTCGCCAACAAAGCCTTCAGGAAGGCCACCAAGAATGACCTGGTCTATTTTGAGAACTCTCCAGATTACTGCCTGCACGACAAAACAGCAG GTTCCCTGGGTACTGCTGGACGGGTCTGCAATAAGACGTCACGAGGTACAGACGGCTGTGAGGTCATGTGCTGCGGACGGGGCTACGACACCATGAGAGTCAAGCAAATCGTCAAGTGCGAGTGCAAATTCAAATGGTGCTGTTCTGTGGAGTGTAAGGACTGTGAGGAGGCCGTggatatacacacatgcaaggCACCCAAACAAGTGCTGGATCAGACCTGA